The Micropterus dolomieu isolate WLL.071019.BEF.003 ecotype Adirondacks unplaced genomic scaffold, ASM2129224v1 scaffold_303, whole genome shotgun sequence genome includes a window with the following:
- the fam151b gene encoding protein FAM151B isoform X2, whose amino-acid sequence MSDQTLEYFLSQSQIKKKDAAEVRWSHAVNSRSRLTEALTGPIHMIEADIILRDHDPKEPIMAHPPDTDSDITLKEWLERVKAHSKGIKLDFKSLEAVSPSLVLLEEVLAEPNRPVWINADILSGPGGQARPLEPQAFFSAVSTLPTHTVLSLGWTTGWTAGTENPGYSWAMVHVMEEMCRTLKHPVTFPVRAGLLAQSFSQLRWLLQQSDRA is encoded by the exons ATGTCTGACCAGACGCTGGAGTATTTCTTAAGTCAGAGTCAGATAAAGAAGAAGGACGCTGCCGAGGTGAGATGGTCCCATGCAGTCAACAGCAGGAGCAGGCTGACAGAGGCGCTCACAG GTCCCATTCATATGATTGAGGCCGACATAATCCTGAGAGATCATGACCCCAAAGAGCCAATAATGGCACATCCTCCTGACACAGACAGTGACATCACACTGAAGGAGTGGCTGGAAAGAGTGAAGGCGCACAGCAAGGGAATAAAACTAGACTTTAAGAG CCTGGAGGCGGTGTCTCCGTCCCTGGTTCTGCTGGAGGAGGTGCTGGCTGAGCCGAACCGTCCTGTGTGGATTAATGCGGATATCCTGTCTGGTCCTGGGGGACAGGCCAGACCTCTGGAGCCTCAGGCTTTCTTTTCTGCTGTGAGCACCCTCCCCACTCACACCGTGCTCTCTCTTGGGTGGACCACAGGATGGACTGCTGGGACAGAGAACCCAG gttacagctggGCTATGGTGCACGTGATGGAGGAGATGTGTAGAACCCTTAAACATCCAGTCACCTTCCCAGTGCGTGCAGGTCTCCTGGCCCAGTCATTCTCCCAGCTCAGATGGCTGCTGCAGCAGTCAGACAG AGCATAG
- the fam151b gene encoding protein FAM151B isoform X1 produces the protein MSDQTLEYFLSQSQIKKKDAAEVRWSHAVNSRSRLTEALTGPIHMIEADIILRDHDPKEPIMAHPPDTDSDITLKEWLERVKAHSKGIKLDFKSLEAVSPSLVLLEEVLAEPNRPVWINADILSGPGGQARPLEPQAFFSAVSTLPTHTVLSLGWTTGWTAGTENPGYSWAMVHVMEEMCRTLKHPVTFPVRAGLLAQSFSQLRWLLQQSDRYTLTVWTGQNDKITLQDLLPYKKEFDISRIYYDLPEFKRQSLV, from the exons ATGTCTGACCAGACGCTGGAGTATTTCTTAAGTCAGAGTCAGATAAAGAAGAAGGACGCTGCCGAGGTGAGATGGTCCCATGCAGTCAACAGCAGGAGCAGGCTGACAGAGGCGCTCACAG GTCCCATTCATATGATTGAGGCCGACATAATCCTGAGAGATCATGACCCCAAAGAGCCAATAATGGCACATCCTCCTGACACAGACAGTGACATCACACTGAAGGAGTGGCTGGAAAGAGTGAAGGCGCACAGCAAGGGAATAAAACTAGACTTTAAGAG CCTGGAGGCGGTGTCTCCGTCCCTGGTTCTGCTGGAGGAGGTGCTGGCTGAGCCGAACCGTCCTGTGTGGATTAATGCGGATATCCTGTCTGGTCCTGGGGGACAGGCCAGACCTCTGGAGCCTCAGGCTTTCTTTTCTGCTGTGAGCACCCTCCCCACTCACACCGTGCTCTCTCTTGGGTGGACCACAGGATGGACTGCTGGGACAGAGAACCCAG gttacagctggGCTATGGTGCACGTGATGGAGGAGATGTGTAGAACCCTTAAACATCCAGTCACCTTCCCAGTGCGTGCAGGTCTCCTGGCCCAGTCATTCTCCCAGCTCAGATGGCTGCTGCAGCAGTCAGACAG GTACACTCTAACTGTGTGGACCGGCCAGAATGACAAGATAACACTACAGGACTTACTGCCCTACAAAAAAGAGTTTGACATTAGTAGGATCTACTATGACCTGCCAGAATTCAAAAGGCAGAGCTTAGTATGA
- the ankrd34bb gene encoding ankyrin repeat domain 34Bb isoform X2, producing MHACLEQAGAEILSLLLSSGAAPTLEDHAGFSALVYAVNSGNREVLRVLLDACKAKGKEVIIITTNKLPSGHHMSKQYLNVPPPPDLEECLHYTPTSCCMSPYEVQLRIAPQASSASASPQPGSPHLECLGSGPGIVTSRASSPIQHSSPLLIPGVDKRLNLQKLHSEQWSKSPSLLLQQSQASSLTEEPMEITPEEELSFRVNNSAFQRRPPAVSRHHSIDVKNTTGLLKALENMLGNENRWGGGKRCFGRKMSYDSAASSPHSASHPNLHQVSLPFPSEPSPVDGDSSDCLRQLQVSSLQNVVCRRNIGIDHYNSDSQLPQFNIRDNSSKNGGGAGAGPEKHKLVNSRSSTLSGSRESLESSVQRRGAAGLERRGSGALLLDHIAHTRPGYLPPLNPHAPIPDIGVSSSFSYPLSGNSKTLNGTGSKPIPPCAAVFQRDLKPKKMLWRRHSMQSEQINQLVNFKETFGN from the coding sequence ATGCATGCATGCCTTGAACAAGCTGGAGCTGAAATTCTGTCACTCCTGTTGAGCAGTGGAGCGGCTCCAACTCTGGAGGATCATGCAGGTTTTTCAGCATTGGTTTATGCTGTCAATTCAGGCAACAGGGAGGTCCTCAGGGTCCTCCTGGATGCTTGTAAAGCGAAGGGTAAGGAGgttatcatcatcaccaccaacaAACTGCCATCCGGCCATCATATGTCGAAGCAGTACCTCAATGTGCCTCCACCTCCTGACCTTGAGGAGTGTTTACATTATACCCCAACATCTTGTTGCATGTCTCCATATGAGGTCCAGCTACGAATTGCTCCACAAGCCTCCTCAGCAAGTGCTTCTCCTCAACCTGGTAGCCCTCATCTTGAGTGTTTAGGCTCAGGGCCTGGTATAGTCACATCTCGAGCAAGTTCTCCAATACAACATTCTAGTCCTTTGCTTATTCCTGGTGTGGATAAGCGACTTAATCTCCAGAAGCTACACTCCGAGCAGTGGTCCAAAAGTCCTTCCCTGCTGCTCCAGCAGAGCCAGGCCTCCTCTCTGACAGAGGAGCCAATGGAAATTACACCTGAGGAGGAGTTGTCTTTCAGAGTCAATAACTCTGCCTTCCAGAGAAGACCTCCAGCTGTTTCACGCCACCATAGCATTGatgtcaaaaacacaacagggCTTCTGAAAGCACTAGAGAACATGTTAGGAAATGAGAATAGGTGGGGGGGTGGAAAAAGATGCTTTGGTAGAAAAATGTCATATGATAGTGCTGCAAGTTCACCACATTCTGCTTCCCACCCAAACTTGCATCAAGTCAGTCTCCCCTTTCCCAGTGAACCCAGTCCTGTGGATGGAGATTCTTCTGACTGTCTCAGACAACTGCAAGTTTCCAGTCTGCAAAATGTAGTCTGTCGGCGGAACATTGGCATTGACCACTACAATTCTGACTCTCAGTTACCACAGTTTAATATCCGAGACAATAGCTCAAAGAATGGTGGCGGAGCTGGAGCAGGACCAGAAAAGCACAAGCTAGTCAACAGCAGATCCTCCACTCTATCAGGATCCAGAGAGTCCCTGGAGAGCTCTGTCCAGAGACGAGGCGCCGCCGGTCTGGAGCGAAGAGGCTCAGGGGCCCTTCTTCTGGATCACATTGCCCACACTCGCCCTGGCTACCTGCCTCCTCTGAATCCCCATGCTCCTATACCAGATATCGGGGTCAGTTCTAGCTTTTCCTACCCTTTGAGTGGAAATAGTAAGACACTGAATGGTACAGGATCAAAGCCTATTCCAccctgtgctgctgttttccagaGGGACCTAAAACCTAAGAAAATGCTGTGGAGACGCCACTCAATGCAGAGTGAGCAGATAAACCAGTTGGTCAACTTCAAGGAAACTTTTGGCAACTAG
- the ankrd34bb gene encoding ankyrin repeat domain 34Bb isoform X1, whose protein sequence is MAESTEVRTDGNSLLKAVYLSRLRLTRLLLEGGAYINESNEHGETPLMVACKTHHTDSQSVPKLKMIRYLLENGADPNIQDKTGKTALMHACLEQAGAEILSLLLSSGAAPTLEDHAGFSALVYAVNSGNREVLRVLLDACKAKGKEVIIITTNKLPSGHHMSKQYLNVPPPPDLEECLHYTPTSCCMSPYEVQLRIAPQASSASASPQPGSPHLECLGSGPGIVTSRASSPIQHSSPLLIPGVDKRLNLQKLHSEQWSKSPSLLLQQSQASSLTEEPMEITPEEELSFRVNNSAFQRRPPAVSRHHSIDVKNTTGLLKALENMLGNENRWGGGKRCFGRKMSYDSAASSPHSASHPNLHQVSLPFPSEPSPVDGDSSDCLRQLQVSSLQNVVCRRNIGIDHYNSDSQLPQFNIRDNSSKNGGGAGAGPEKHKLVNSRSSTLSGSRESLESSVQRRGAAGLERRGSGALLLDHIAHTRPGYLPPLNPHAPIPDIGVSSSFSYPLSGNSKTLNGTGSKPIPPCAAVFQRDLKPKKMLWRRHSMQSEQINQLVNFKETFGN, encoded by the exons ATGGCTGAGTCAACAGAGGTTCGAACAGATGGCAATTCTCTGCTGAAGGCTGTCTATTTGAGTCGTCTGCGTCTGACTCGACTGCTCTTGGAGGGAGGGGCCTACATAAATGAGAGTAATGAACACGGCGAGACACCACTTATGGTGGCTTGCAAGACACACCATACAGATTCACAGAGTGTACCCAAACTTAAGATGATTCG GTATCTTCTGGAAAATGGTGCTGATCCAAACATCCAAGACAAGACGGGGAAAACAGCTCTGATGCATGCATGCCTTGAACAAGCTGGAGCTGAAATTCTGTCACTCCTGTTGAGCAGTGGAGCGGCTCCAACTCTGGAGGATCATGCAGGTTTTTCAGCATTGGTTTATGCTGTCAATTCAGGCAACAGGGAGGTCCTCAGGGTCCTCCTGGATGCTTGTAAAGCGAAGGGTAAGGAGgttatcatcatcaccaccaacaAACTGCCATCCGGCCATCATATGTCGAAGCAGTACCTCAATGTGCCTCCACCTCCTGACCTTGAGGAGTGTTTACATTATACCCCAACATCTTGTTGCATGTCTCCATATGAGGTCCAGCTACGAATTGCTCCACAAGCCTCCTCAGCAAGTGCTTCTCCTCAACCTGGTAGCCCTCATCTTGAGTGTTTAGGCTCAGGGCCTGGTATAGTCACATCTCGAGCAAGTTCTCCAATACAACATTCTAGTCCTTTGCTTATTCCTGGTGTGGATAAGCGACTTAATCTCCAGAAGCTACACTCCGAGCAGTGGTCCAAAAGTCCTTCCCTGCTGCTCCAGCAGAGCCAGGCCTCCTCTCTGACAGAGGAGCCAATGGAAATTACACCTGAGGAGGAGTTGTCTTTCAGAGTCAATAACTCTGCCTTCCAGAGAAGACCTCCAGCTGTTTCACGCCACCATAGCATTGatgtcaaaaacacaacagggCTTCTGAAAGCACTAGAGAACATGTTAGGAAATGAGAATAGGTGGGGGGGTGGAAAAAGATGCTTTGGTAGAAAAATGTCATATGATAGTGCTGCAAGTTCACCACATTCTGCTTCCCACCCAAACTTGCATCAAGTCAGTCTCCCCTTTCCCAGTGAACCCAGTCCTGTGGATGGAGATTCTTCTGACTGTCTCAGACAACTGCAAGTTTCCAGTCTGCAAAATGTAGTCTGTCGGCGGAACATTGGCATTGACCACTACAATTCTGACTCTCAGTTACCACAGTTTAATATCCGAGACAATAGCTCAAAGAATGGTGGCGGAGCTGGAGCAGGACCAGAAAAGCACAAGCTAGTCAACAGCAGATCCTCCACTCTATCAGGATCCAGAGAGTCCCTGGAGAGCTCTGTCCAGAGACGAGGCGCCGCCGGTCTGGAGCGAAGAGGCTCAGGGGCCCTTCTTCTGGATCACATTGCCCACACTCGCCCTGGCTACCTGCCTCCTCTGAATCCCCATGCTCCTATACCAGATATCGGGGTCAGTTCTAGCTTTTCCTACCCTTTGAGTGGAAATAGTAAGACACTGAATGGTACAGGATCAAAGCCTATTCCAccctgtgctgctgttttccagaGGGACCTAAAACCTAAGAAAATGCTGTGGAGACGCCACTCAATGCAGAGTGAGCAGATAAACCAGTTGGTCAACTTCAAGGAAACTTTTGGCAACTAG